The Montipora capricornis isolate CH-2021 chromosome 3, ASM3666992v2, whole genome shotgun sequence genome window below encodes:
- the LOC138042320 gene encoding uncharacterized protein, protein MNCLFIVAAAFLGWLPQRNAELPAVGNCSFMKYYCTVREYETRFFKLLHKDPTADCGLQVWILYYYVLKEAEKCLATGYHTKSLHAADIKEVQSLYCSGMDLERPLMLSLSPCSSKHKQDVDKCITDFATIFSRDFSSSSLCRKRDEAKQCTVYAWRTHCNHSVVADGILKRVIGSFNPFCDEDKDSLTEQTDPCANPPNEQPETKSTARERNGVVPYLLFVVLFITLNLYLNNLMII, encoded by the exons GTTGGCTTCCGCAGAGGAATGCTGAGCTACCAGCAGTTGGTAATTGTTCATTCATGAAATACTACTGTACTGTCCGAGAATATGAAACGCGCTTCTTTAAGCTCTTACATAAAGACCCAACTGCAGATTGTGG GCTTCAGGTTTGGATATTGTACTATTATGTCTTAAAAGAAGCCGAGAAATGCCTAGCTACTGGTTATCATACAAAAAGCCTGCATGCAGCCGATATAAAAGAGGTCCAGTCGCTATACTGCAGTGGGATGGACTTGGAGAGACCGCTGATGTTATCCCTCTCTCCGTGTTCCAGCAAGCATAAACAGGACGTTGACAAGTGTATTACTGACTTCGCGACAATTTTCTCCAGGGACTTTTCAAGTTCATCTCTATGCAG GAAACGTGACGAAGCCAAACAGTGTACAGTCTACGCGTGGCGTACCCATTGCAATCACTCAGTTGTGGCTGACGGTATCCTAAAAAGGGTCATCGGTTCCTTCAATCCCTTTTGTGACGAGGACAAGGATTCACTGACAGAGCAAACTGATCCGTGTGCGAATCCCCCTAATGAGCAACCGGAAACCAAGAGTACAGCACGAGAGAGAAATGGCGTCGTTCCCTATTTGCTTTTTGTCGTTCTTTTCATAACTCTAAATTTGTACCTAAACAATCTCATGATAATCTGA